A portion of the Phocoena sinus isolate mPhoSin1 chromosome 9, mPhoSin1.pri, whole genome shotgun sequence genome contains these proteins:
- the LOC116759712 gene encoding LOW QUALITY PROTEIN: epithelial cell adhesion molecule-like (The sequence of the model RefSeq protein was modified relative to this genomic sequence to represent the inferred CDS: inserted 3 bases in 2 codons; substituted 1 base at 1 genomic stop codon): MLKLIYVHESGLLAVILLMRTCVAQALRPRRPRPRVLAFGLLLAAVATAQESQCTSVAAQPSVICTKLATRCLVVMAETTXSKPGRGGKPEDAIQADDGLCDPERDKGLFKAKQCNGTSMCWCVDTAGVRRTDKDSEISCSEPVRTYWIVGELKHKXREKRYEDQSLYTALKEVIISRYQLDPKYITDILYENDVITVDLVQNSQKIQNDVDIDDVAYYFEKDVKGESLFQSKRMGLKVNGELLDLDPGXTSIYYVDEKQPELSVQGLQEGIIAVIVVVAIAVTAGIMLVISRKKRTAKYEKAEIKDMGEMHWELRCIAL, encoded by the exons ATGCTAAAGCTCATCTATGTGCATGAGTCCG GGCTCCTCGCCGTCATCCTCCTGATGCGGACCTGTGTGGCCCAGGCCTTGCGCC CAAGGCGCCCTCGGCCCCGGGTCCTTGCGTTCGGGCTGCTGCTTGCCGCGGTGGCCACGGCCCAGGAAAG CCAGTGTACATCCGTTGCTGCACAACCTTCTGTCATTTGCACAAAACTGGCTACCAGATGTTTGGTGGTGATGGCAGAAACGAC CTCAAagcctgggagaggagggaagccAGAGGACGCTATCCAGGCTGACGATGGGCTCTGTGATCCCGAGCGTGACAAGGGGCTCTTTAAAGCCAAGCAGTGCAATGGCACGTCCATGTGCTGGTGTGTGGACACTGCTGGGGTGAGAAGAACTGATAAGGACAGTGAGATATCCTGCTCCGAGCCAGTGAGGACCTACTGGATCGTCGGTGAACTAAAACACA CAAGAGAAAAACGTTATGAGGATCAAAGTTTGTACACTGCACTCAAGGAGGTAATCATAAGTCGTTATCAACTGGATCCAAAATATATCACAGATATTCTGTATGAGAATGATGTTATCACTGTTGATCTGGTacaaaattctcagaaaattCAGAATGATGTGGACATAGATGATGTggcttattattttgaaaaagatgtTAAAGGTGAATCCTTGTTCCAGTCCAAAAGGATGGGCCTAAAAGTAAATGGGGAACTACTGGATCTGGATCCTGGCTGAACTTCAATTTACTATGTTGATGAAAAACAACCTGAATTGTCAGTGCAGGGTCTACAAGAGGGAATTATCGCTGTCATTGTGGTTGTGGCGATAGCAGTTACTGCTGGAATCATGCTGgttatttccagaaagaaaagaacggCAAAGTATGAGAAAGCTGAGATAAAGGACATGGGTGAGATGCATTGGGAACTCAGGTGTATAGCACTTTAA